The Propionibacterium freudenreichii subsp. freudenreichii genome contains a region encoding:
- a CDS encoding RNA polymerase sigma factor, with protein sequence MTTHPQFTRPVDAEAAPLHAARTSSTDIAVDSARPAGIAAHTSPTGHTAAIGQLAEVRQQRGTPTHDGAMILQRAAQPTRPGTRRAARPTEAPLTRISAGTRVSSADPVVDALRTEWQGWRDQPLPDAWRCACPELAQVPSFRQALEVACLDDVAAFLVIACQGGGRRAGRLLVQALLPRLAAQASRDRRHEVGDYVSTLWELLHDFPIERRTHAVATNLVLDTRKRLHRAAGREVPCSQPPEPPTPPASSSRERAAVIIDLAARRGLITAPSAEVLRSVYLYGLSGREAAGRHEMSEDMVRYRCSSSVKRLRRHMSDLAG encoded by the coding sequence ATGACCACGCACCCGCAGTTCACCCGCCCCGTCGACGCAGAGGCCGCACCCCTGCATGCAGCGCGCACCTCGAGCACCGACATCGCCGTCGACAGCGCTCGTCCGGCCGGCATCGCCGCCCACACCAGCCCCACCGGACACACCGCGGCCATCGGTCAGCTGGCCGAGGTCCGTCAACAGCGGGGCACGCCCACCCATGACGGAGCCATGATCCTCCAGCGCGCCGCTCAGCCAACCCGGCCGGGCACACGACGCGCGGCCCGTCCCACCGAGGCACCCCTGACCCGCATCAGCGCGGGCACGCGGGTCTCCAGCGCCGACCCGGTGGTCGACGCGCTGCGCACCGAGTGGCAGGGATGGCGCGACCAGCCCCTCCCCGACGCATGGCGCTGCGCCTGCCCCGAGCTGGCGCAGGTGCCCAGCTTCCGGCAAGCACTCGAGGTGGCCTGCCTCGACGATGTCGCCGCCTTCCTGGTGATCGCCTGCCAGGGCGGGGGACGCCGCGCCGGCCGCCTGCTCGTCCAGGCACTCTTGCCACGACTGGCCGCGCAGGCCTCCCGTGACCGCCGCCACGAGGTGGGCGACTATGTCTCAACGCTGTGGGAGCTGCTGCACGACTTCCCCATCGAGCGTCGCACCCATGCTGTGGCCACCAACCTGGTGCTCGACACCCGCAAGCGCCTGCACCGTGCCGCGGGACGGGAGGTGCCCTGTTCGCAACCTCCCGAGCCACCCACCCCACCAGCCAGCAGCAGCCGGGAACGCGCCGCGGTGATCATCGACCTGGCGGCCCGTCGCGGACTCATCACCGCACCCAGTGCCGAGGTGCTGCGCAGCGTCTACCTGTACGGCCTGTCGGGACGCGAGGCCGCCGGACGACATGAGATGTCCGAGGACATGGTGCGCTACCGGTGCAGCTCGTCGGTGAAGCGCCTGCGCCGGCACATGAGCGATCTGGCGGGTTGA
- a CDS encoding MFS transporter codes for MEFTQRLRRLWRHRAFRRLTLVRLFSQTGDGTVQIGMASYLLFSPQSATSAWAVAGVLALTMLPYSLVGPFVSLALDRFPRQRISLLVDTVRAICSVVLAMMIANHLTGAGSQVALMLLLLVMLSLNRFSLAGLSAGLAYTVDDDEYLDASSIMPMIGPVGMIIGGGSGGAIRLFAADPLGIDGANALIFGVGALFFCLSVATLWRIPRAGLGPDTPDHHGSAREVAAGLVDGFRHLMAHRPAWLAMATEVVVRLGYGLLMAFVIVIYRHHFFPNADQLNLAIFGIGIWFLVSGVGFALSGVISVPIANHLGVRYCIIAMLVVMGVSQAVVGTVFWAPALVANGFIIGLAGQSLKVQVDTVVQAHIADSHRGRVFTIYDVVYNVATVLGAVIGALLLAPDGVSPALTIGAGVFYLLAALAFTIGSHSLGNATFNKGTRAVSPVEVP; via the coding sequence GTGGAATTCACCCAACGACTGCGCCGACTGTGGCGCCATCGTGCGTTCCGACGCCTCACGCTGGTGAGGCTGTTCTCCCAGACCGGCGACGGCACCGTGCAGATCGGCATGGCGTCCTATCTGCTGTTCAGCCCGCAGAGCGCCACCAGCGCCTGGGCCGTGGCGGGGGTGCTGGCGCTCACGATGCTCCCCTACTCGCTGGTCGGGCCGTTCGTCTCGTTGGCGCTCGACCGCTTCCCGCGGCAGCGCATCTCACTGCTCGTCGACACGGTGCGGGCCATCTGCTCGGTGGTGCTGGCGATGATGATCGCCAACCACCTCACCGGTGCCGGCAGCCAGGTGGCACTGATGCTCCTGCTGCTGGTGATGCTGAGCCTCAACCGCTTCTCACTGGCCGGCCTGTCGGCCGGGCTTGCCTACACGGTGGACGACGATGAATACCTCGATGCCAGTTCGATCATGCCGATGATCGGGCCGGTGGGCATGATCATCGGCGGTGGTTCGGGCGGGGCCATCCGGCTGTTCGCCGCCGACCCGCTGGGCATTGACGGCGCCAATGCGCTGATCTTCGGGGTGGGCGCCCTGTTCTTCTGCCTGTCGGTGGCCACGTTGTGGCGCATCCCGAGGGCCGGGCTGGGCCCCGACACCCCCGACCACCACGGCTCGGCACGCGAGGTGGCCGCCGGGCTGGTCGACGGCTTCCGTCACCTGATGGCACACCGTCCGGCATGGTTGGCGATGGCCACCGAGGTGGTCGTGCGACTCGGCTACGGCCTGCTCATGGCGTTCGTGATCGTGATCTACCGCCACCATTTCTTCCCGAATGCCGACCAGCTCAACCTGGCGATCTTCGGCATCGGCATCTGGTTCCTGGTCAGCGGGGTGGGCTTCGCCCTGTCCGGAGTGATCTCGGTGCCGATCGCCAACCACCTGGGCGTGCGCTACTGCATCATCGCGATGCTGGTGGTGATGGGCGTCTCGCAGGCCGTGGTGGGCACGGTGTTCTGGGCGCCGGCGCTGGTGGCCAACGGCTTCATCATCGGCCTGGCCGGCCAGTCACTGAAGGTGCAGGTGGACACCGTGGTGCAGGCCCACATCGCCGACTCGCACCGCGGCCGGGTGTTCACCATCTACGACGTGGTCTACAACGTCGCCACCGTGCTCGGTGCCGTGATCGGCGCGCTGCTGCTCGCCCCCGACGGGGTAAGCCCCGCCCTGACGATCGGCGCCGGCGTGTTCTACCTGCTTGCCGCGCTGGCGTTCACCATCGGATCCCATTCGCTGGGCAATGCCACCTTCAACAAGGGCACCCGCGCGGTCTCGCCGGTTGAGGTGCCCTGA
- a CDS encoding MarC family protein — MGHILSSAFTLFLVMDPLGNIPLFLTALRHVPASRRQKVLARELLIALVIMVIFLLAGRGLLAVLHVTQPALATAGGLILLLIAVRMMFPTPEASLRERTFEEPLIVPLAVPYTAGPSVLAIEVIMINQTPDAMPALLAAVGFAWLPTALILFFAGYLHHWLGERFLTAIERLMGMILIIVATQMLMGGVKEFFGF; from the coding sequence ATGGGCCACATCCTGTCGTCGGCGTTCACGCTGTTCCTGGTGATGGACCCGTTGGGCAATATCCCGCTGTTCCTCACGGCGTTGCGCCATGTGCCGGCGTCACGACGCCAGAAGGTGCTCGCCCGCGAGTTGTTGATCGCCCTGGTGATCATGGTGATCTTCCTGCTTGCCGGACGCGGCCTGCTCGCCGTGCTGCACGTCACCCAGCCCGCGCTTGCGACGGCCGGGGGCCTGATCCTGCTGCTCATCGCGGTGCGGATGATGTTCCCCACCCCCGAGGCCTCGCTACGGGAACGCACCTTCGAGGAGCCGCTGATCGTGCCGCTGGCGGTGCCCTACACGGCCGGGCCCTCGGTGCTTGCCATCGAGGTGATCATGATCAACCAGACGCCCGACGCCATGCCGGCGCTGCTCGCGGCGGTTGGCTTCGCCTGGTTGCCCACTGCGCTGATCCTGTTCTTCGCCGGATACCTGCACCACTGGTTGGGCGAGCGGTTCCTCACCGCCATCGAACGCCTGATGGGCATGATCCTGATCATCGTGGCCACGCAGATGCTCATGGGCGGCGTGAAGGAGTTCTTCGGCTTCTGA
- a CDS encoding LysM peptidoglycan-binding domain-containing protein yields MRRVLSSVTSLLVLLALVPGGAIALVHWGRGDLLFSIEWSGILSRPDDGSLVLLALTVLGWVAWAMLTGSVVAEALSAVSHGRISVRLPGSRLFGPAAAVLVASIAGLIGVQSAATNSAPCASVSSTSAAVSAESVAGEGPAAATPLAAADAQEAPSRDSRTDSAATSPRADSQWHQIVSGDDLWTLAEHYYGAGEQWRDIVGANATLGLSAVDALPVGVMIEIPGATVPDALQDTAVPEGSHASEGAVANSTVQLLNEEFGAHAPSDEDDPDGVAVLSDGGPDGSAIVTDDDGVDESAEPSLDAGSPDDPGSPEGAGFSDDAGLSDDAGLSDDAGPATGTGQADEAGQPDAGGNGEAAVPAEPPASPDPSGAGHGGGDVVVAPGDTLWQLAETHLGGGAQWPLLAAANAGEVPQPDLIHPGQRLVLPAVAPGQGPATTAGSQPAGPQRADFQLVDGTGTGARAVVPGNAGGDAHAAAPDEVARAGGVGADADPAAGEQESRDHAVADASSGTARAHGPASESAGEGHDAASQGSSGEETSAREASSDEAGASDIARWTGVAESATGEEPAQQAARDGAVLSSQRDVRNQVLSLVGPIGAASAAAVLGVLGLRRRWQLNARPLGRRRHAVGADSARAGAALAAVSASPGSVRGMHGAPGAPGADDVADVLEISRPGARSSSLDRSWPDEPVGRLSTGDRGDPSVIDPATGGLDGVPHRGDIEAGGPGPDDMGPEDMDPDDPAPDDLGPGGLIPQDAGGGAVQLGVAGDDPVRLDLASLGVLAVSSPDTELVTGLFAAMAVQLSANQAVAEVHVPPDCGWLERLEAPNLLVAASEDDLAARLAALVAHRSGNLPPDRDADVLRLDPELRDAWLPAVFFLHDPCTESPEALRRLGIAVVCHDDAHECPLVLGEDRARWRGTEFTPDLVMPPARRAIVELLDAADDTDYEEAWWWRFDGDGDPHAGPPAGADVPLVALPTVPATSLPEESTVLAPPIDAPFLKILGPVELVNTRGRQPSRAVRQCQEYCAWILHHPGSNAVRMTRDLLIADTTRRSNMSRLRAWLGADEAGEPYLPDAYTGHIALHPGVSSDWEQLQLLISVGVNKAGDEALVAALSMVRGAPLADAAPGEWRWAEELRTDMVCTIRDIGVTLGERGLAAGNVDLARWAAARALSAAPEDEMLLRLRLRSEHLAGNRFEVERLVLHITRHARLLGVDLQDETVELLQEVMEGQARARLA; encoded by the coding sequence ATGAGAAGAGTCCTGTCGAGTGTCACGTCCCTGCTCGTGCTGCTCGCGTTGGTCCCCGGCGGGGCCATCGCCCTGGTGCACTGGGGCCGCGGAGACCTGCTGTTCAGCATCGAGTGGTCGGGCATCCTCTCGCGTCCCGACGACGGCTCCCTGGTGTTGTTGGCCCTCACCGTGCTCGGCTGGGTCGCGTGGGCAATGCTCACCGGCTCGGTGGTGGCCGAGGCACTGTCGGCGGTGAGCCATGGCCGCATCTCGGTGCGCCTTCCGGGATCACGGCTGTTCGGTCCGGCCGCCGCCGTGCTCGTCGCCTCCATCGCCGGGCTGATCGGCGTGCAATCGGCTGCGACGAACTCCGCGCCCTGTGCCTCGGTGTCGTCCACGTCGGCCGCAGTGTCTGCGGAGTCAGTAGCGGGGGAGGGGCCGGCGGCTGCGACGCCCCTGGCCGCAGCAGATGCGCAGGAAGCACCGTCACGGGATTCCCGTACCGACTCGGCAGCAACAAGCCCTCGGGCCGATTCCCAGTGGCACCAGATCGTCTCCGGTGACGACCTGTGGACCCTGGCCGAGCACTACTACGGCGCCGGGGAACAGTGGCGCGACATCGTCGGGGCGAACGCCACGCTGGGGCTTTCCGCCGTGGACGCCCTGCCCGTGGGCGTGATGATCGAGATTCCCGGCGCGACGGTGCCCGACGCCCTGCAGGACACGGCGGTTCCCGAGGGATCGCACGCATCCGAAGGGGCCGTCGCCAACTCGACCGTCCAGCTGCTCAATGAGGAGTTCGGGGCGCACGCCCCGTCTGACGAGGACGATCCGGACGGCGTGGCCGTCCTGTCCGACGGCGGTCCGGATGGTTCGGCCATCGTGACGGACGACGACGGTGTGGACGAGTCGGCGGAGCCATCCCTCGATGCAGGGTCGCCGGATGATCCAGGGTCGCCGGAAGGCGCCGGGTTCTCGGATGATGCTGGGTTGTCAGATGATGCCGGGTTGTCAGATGATGCTGGGCCAGCGACCGGAACGGGGCAGGCCGACGAAGCCGGACAGCCGGATGCGGGCGGGAACGGGGAAGCGGCAGTGCCCGCTGAGCCACCCGCGTCGCCGGATCCATCGGGTGCCGGCCATGGCGGCGGCGATGTTGTCGTCGCCCCGGGCGACACGCTGTGGCAGCTGGCTGAGACCCATCTGGGTGGCGGTGCGCAGTGGCCCCTGTTGGCCGCCGCGAACGCGGGGGAGGTGCCACAACCCGACCTGATCCACCCCGGACAGCGCCTGGTGCTGCCCGCGGTGGCACCGGGGCAGGGGCCCGCCACAACGGCCGGTTCACAGCCGGCCGGCCCCCAGCGTGCCGACTTCCAACTGGTTGACGGGACAGGGACCGGGGCTCGGGCCGTGGTGCCCGGAAACGCAGGCGGCGACGCCCACGCAGCAGCGCCGGACGAGGTGGCCCGGGCCGGTGGCGTGGGAGCAGATGCCGACCCAGCGGCCGGGGAGCAGGAATCCCGGGACCATGCCGTGGCCGACGCGAGTTCCGGCACGGCACGCGCGCACGGGCCTGCGAGCGAATCCGCCGGCGAGGGGCACGACGCCGCATCGCAGGGGTCTTCCGGCGAGGAGACCTCCGCGCGCGAGGCGTCATCAGACGAGGCCGGCGCCTCGGACATCGCGCGCTGGACGGGAGTGGCGGAATCGGCGACCGGTGAGGAACCCGCTCAGCAGGCCGCGCGCGACGGAGCGGTGTTGAGCAGCCAGCGCGATGTGCGCAATCAGGTGCTCTCGTTGGTGGGCCCGATCGGGGCGGCCTCCGCCGCTGCCGTACTGGGCGTGCTGGGACTGCGGCGTCGCTGGCAGCTCAATGCGCGTCCGCTGGGACGCCGCCGCCACGCCGTGGGTGCAGACAGCGCCCGCGCCGGAGCGGCCCTTGCCGCGGTCTCGGCGTCGCCCGGGTCGGTGCGGGGCATGCACGGCGCGCCCGGCGCGCCCGGCGCGGACGATGTGGCCGATGTCCTCGAGATCTCCCGCCCCGGGGCCCGGAGCTCGTCCCTTGATCGATCATGGCCGGACGAGCCGGTCGGACGCCTCAGCACTGGCGACCGTGGCGACCCTTCGGTGATTGATCCGGCCACTGGGGGCCTTGATGGTGTCCCGCACCGTGGCGACATCGAGGCCGGTGGCCCGGGCCCAGACGACATGGGCCCTGAAGACATGGACCCTGACGACCCGGCCCCTGACGACCTGGGCCCCGGTGGGTTGATCCCGCAGGACGCAGGCGGCGGGGCCGTGCAGCTGGGCGTCGCCGGGGACGACCCGGTGCGCCTGGACCTCGCATCCCTGGGGGTGCTGGCGGTCAGCTCCCCCGACACCGAACTGGTGACCGGCCTGTTCGCCGCCATGGCGGTGCAGCTGTCGGCCAACCAGGCCGTCGCCGAAGTGCATGTGCCACCCGACTGTGGCTGGCTGGAACGCCTCGAAGCACCGAACCTGCTCGTCGCGGCCAGCGAGGACGACCTGGCGGCGCGGTTGGCGGCCCTGGTCGCCCACCGCAGCGGAAACCTGCCCCCCGATCGCGACGCCGACGTCCTGCGCCTGGACCCGGAGCTGCGCGACGCCTGGTTGCCCGCCGTGTTCTTCCTGCACGACCCATGCACCGAGAGTCCGGAGGCGCTGCGGCGCCTGGGAATCGCGGTGGTCTGCCACGACGACGCGCACGAGTGCCCGCTCGTACTGGGCGAAGACCGGGCCCGCTGGCGGGGCACCGAGTTCACCCCCGACCTGGTGATGCCGCCGGCACGCCGGGCCATCGTCGAGCTGCTCGACGCCGCGGACGACACCGACTACGAGGAGGCGTGGTGGTGGCGCTTCGACGGTGACGGCGACCCCCATGCCGGCCCACCCGCCGGCGCGGATGTGCCGCTCGTCGCCCTACCCACCGTTCCCGCCACCTCATTACCGGAGGAGTCCACCGTGCTTGCGCCGCCGATAGATGCACCCTTCCTCAAGATCCTGGGGCCGGTTGAGCTGGTCAACACCCGGGGACGCCAGCCCAGCCGGGCCGTGCGCCAGTGCCAGGAATACTGCGCATGGATCCTGCACCATCCCGGATCGAACGCCGTGCGCATGACACGCGACCTGCTCATCGCCGACACCACCCGACGCTCGAACATGTCGCGGCTGCGTGCCTGGTTGGGGGCCGACGAGGCCGGCGAGCCCTATCTGCCCGATGCCTACACCGGCCACATCGCGCTGCATCCCGGCGTCAGTTCCGACTGGGAGCAGCTGCAGCTGCTGATCTCGGTGGGCGTCAACAAGGCCGGCGATGAGGCCCTGGTGGCCGCCCTGTCGATGGTGCGTGGCGCGCCACTGGCCGACGCGGCACCCGGCGAATGGCGTTGGGCCGAGGAACTGCGCACCGACATGGTGTGCACCATCCGCGACATCGGGGTCACCCTGGGGGAACGCGGCCTGGCCGCCGGGAACGTCGACCTCGCCCGGTGGGCTGCGGCACGGGCATTGAGCGCCGCCCCGGAGGACGAGATGTTGCTGCGCCTGCGGTTGCGCTCCGAGCACCTGGCCGGCAACCGGTTCGAGGTGGAGCGGCTCGTGTTGCACATCACCCGCCATGCACGGCTGTTGGGCGTCGACCTGCAGGACGAGACCGTCGAACTGTTGCAGGAGGTGATGGAGGGCCAGGCCCGCGCACGGCTGGCATGA
- a CDS encoding TadE/TadG family type IV pilus assembly protein, producing MRRRRDERGLSESLQWGVLAPVLMLIVLGLIEAGVWLHGRSIVQQAALTAAETQALSGISSDAAEKVVADMTGQLEAVRTHSLVSDTEISVTVEATVPLPLDVGLGDVTVTATRAKEQ from the coding sequence GTGCGACGTCGGCGCGACGAGCGTGGCCTGAGCGAATCACTGCAATGGGGCGTGCTCGCGCCGGTGCTGATGCTCATCGTGCTCGGGCTCATCGAGGCCGGCGTGTGGCTGCACGGACGCAGCATCGTGCAGCAGGCGGCGCTCACCGCCGCCGAGACGCAGGCCCTGTCCGGGATCTCCTCGGATGCCGCAGAGAAGGTCGTTGCCGACATGACCGGTCAACTGGAGGCGGTGCGCACACACTCCCTTGTGAGTGACACGGAGATCTCGGTGACGGTCGAGGCGACCGTTCCGTTGCCACTCGACGTCGGGCTGGGTGACGTCACGGTGACGGCCACCCGCGCGAAGGAGCAGTAG
- a CDS encoding type II secretion system F family protein, which translates to MNPVLVALCAAAIFGVFAVVEGLVRRPRRRGDVSGPGIPVLVRARWHGATRAQQISWSLAVAGALVGYLLTRSLLVTGGVPALILVLPGLLSAPPNRDVEVLEACDRWVRLLIGSVSTGKSVPDAIRATRNQVAPVLRAPVDGLIARLDARWSTASALRAMADDLAHPDADAIIAALIVATRRGGTGTGDALRALGQHSRRRLQSLREIATERAKPRIVVRQVTLITVVVLVGVAVFNPDYVAPYLTPTGQLLGAGLLAAYLGSLVMLRRMSTPEQRERILQGDGVELAPAGGDDA; encoded by the coding sequence ATGAACCCGGTCCTCGTCGCGCTGTGTGCCGCCGCCATCTTCGGTGTCTTCGCCGTGGTGGAGGGGCTGGTGCGCAGGCCGCGTCGTCGTGGCGATGTCTCGGGCCCGGGCATCCCGGTGCTGGTGCGCGCCCGGTGGCACGGCGCCACCCGTGCCCAACAGATCAGCTGGTCACTGGCGGTGGCCGGCGCGCTCGTCGGCTACCTGCTCACACGATCGCTGCTGGTTACCGGCGGCGTGCCCGCGTTGATCCTGGTGCTGCCCGGCCTGCTGTCGGCGCCCCCGAACCGTGACGTCGAGGTGTTGGAGGCCTGCGATCGGTGGGTGCGGCTGCTCATCGGATCAGTGTCCACCGGCAAGTCGGTGCCCGACGCAATCCGGGCCACCCGCAACCAGGTGGCGCCGGTGCTGCGGGCCCCCGTCGACGGGCTGATCGCCAGGCTCGATGCCCGCTGGTCCACCGCCTCGGCACTGCGGGCGATGGCCGATGACCTGGCCCACCCCGATGCCGACGCCATCATCGCCGCCCTCATCGTGGCCACCCGCCGCGGTGGCACCGGCACCGGCGACGCCCTGCGGGCACTGGGCCAGCACTCCCGGCGTCGCCTGCAGTCATTGCGCGAGATCGCCACCGAGCGGGCGAAACCGCGCATCGTGGTGCGTCAGGTGACGCTCATCACCGTCGTGGTGCTGGTCGGCGTGGCCGTGTTCAACCCCGACTATGTGGCGCCCTACCTCACACCGACCGGCCAACTGCTCGGTGCCGGCCTGTTGGCCGCCTACCTGGGCTCGTTGGTGATGCTGCGCCGCATGTCGACGCCCGAGCAGCGGGAGCGCATCCTGCAGGGCGACGGCGTCGAGCTGGCCCCCGCCGGGGGTGACGATGCCTGA
- a CDS encoding CpaF family protein yields MTHRASDLPPLGPGRALPFLRPGQAAPPLHAGDGAPHPDRGDGPSPGGLADALSLLDQVVTTPANVSASASPLGTQPVDLPQRGVPQESESAPTSAGAAHRVRTPGTVPAGRPVGTPMQAADNQRPGAGGVPGPSGHQTTDWSIVAQLRSTISELITAEQARWEQEHHRRMADDDRRLMGRSLIRRAVHDYADELNRAGRALWPIALEQRYVKAVEDAIFGYGRMQPIFEVSEAENIEIHGYDCVFAQFGDGRRTRLDPVADSDDELVAAVRFLGENADPPRPFDDAHPTITVALGNKFRLHAVAFGLADRPSVIIRQHLLTEVSLKQLAHGSMMPTEVADLLRRCVLARKSVVISGDQGAGKTTLLRAMVGAIPATERFGTLETDYELLTHLQSRRQNMVALQAKIGLGEVVDGRRIGEYTVADLIPEALRQNLSRLVIGEVRGNEAGAMLQAMQSGAGALTTTHSHSAASTIDRLAARVAAGGVLRLDEAYRQIAYNVHLLVHVSLVDDTWRGGVRKRFISEIRALTGSMENGQPTTHLVYATSRTGEPQVFDPGQGLLDDLAPFAEPTGAPATHRRSAGDPASRERGR; encoded by the coding sequence ATGACCCACCGCGCGTCCGATCTGCCGCCCCTTGGCCCGGGACGAGCCCTTCCGTTCCTTCGTCCGGGGCAGGCTGCGCCACCGCTCCACGCGGGGGATGGGGCACCGCACCCTGACCGGGGGGATGGCCCGTCCCCCGGTGGCCTGGCCGACGCCCTGTCGCTCCTTGACCAGGTCGTCACGACCCCGGCGAACGTTTCCGCGTCCGCTTCACCGCTCGGGACGCAGCCGGTGGACCTCCCGCAGCGTGGGGTCCCGCAGGAATCCGAGTCGGCCCCCACCTCTGCAGGAGCAGCCCACCGCGTGCGGACCCCGGGCACGGTGCCCGCTGGGCGTCCCGTCGGCACGCCGATGCAGGCCGCCGACAATCAGCGTCCGGGTGCGGGCGGTGTCCCCGGCCCGTCGGGCCACCAAACCACTGACTGGTCCATCGTCGCCCAGCTGCGGTCCACGATCAGCGAGCTCATCACCGCCGAACAGGCCCGGTGGGAGCAGGAACACCACCGACGCATGGCCGACGATGATCGCCGGCTGATGGGCCGCTCGCTGATCCGGCGCGCCGTGCACGACTACGCCGACGAGCTGAACCGCGCCGGCCGGGCCCTGTGGCCGATCGCCCTGGAACAGCGGTACGTGAAGGCCGTCGAGGACGCCATCTTCGGCTACGGACGGATGCAGCCGATCTTCGAGGTCTCCGAGGCGGAGAACATCGAGATCCACGGTTACGACTGCGTCTTCGCCCAATTCGGCGACGGGCGCCGCACCCGGCTCGACCCGGTGGCCGACTCCGACGACGAACTCGTGGCCGCCGTGCGCTTCCTGGGCGAGAACGCCGATCCGCCGCGGCCCTTCGACGACGCCCACCCCACCATCACCGTGGCGCTGGGCAACAAGTTCCGGCTGCATGCGGTGGCCTTCGGGCTGGCCGATCGTCCCTCGGTGATCATCCGTCAGCACCTGCTCACCGAGGTGAGCCTCAAGCAACTGGCCCACGGTTCGATGATGCCCACCGAGGTGGCCGACCTGCTGCGTCGCTGCGTGCTGGCCCGCAAGTCGGTGGTGATCTCCGGCGACCAGGGTGCCGGCAAGACCACGCTGCTGCGCGCGATGGTGGGCGCGATCCCGGCCACCGAGCGATTCGGCACGCTGGAGACCGACTACGAGCTGCTCACCCACCTGCAATCGCGCCGTCAGAACATGGTGGCCCTGCAGGCCAAGATCGGCCTGGGCGAGGTGGTCGACGGACGCCGCATCGGCGAATACACGGTCGCCGACCTGATTCCCGAGGCCCTGCGCCAGAACCTGTCCCGGTTGGTGATCGGTGAGGTACGTGGCAACGAGGCCGGCGCCATGCTCCAGGCCATGCAATCCGGCGCCGGCGCGCTGACCACCACCCACTCGCATTCAGCGGCATCCACCATCGACCGGCTCGCGGCACGCGTGGCGGCCGGCGGTGTGCTGCGCCTCGACGAGGCCTATCGCCAGATCGCCTACAACGTGCACCTGCTGGTGCATGTCTCGCTGGTGGACGACACCTGGCGCGGCGGGGTGCGCAAGCGCTTCATCTCCGAGATCCGCGCACTCACCGGATCGATGGAGAATGGCCAGCCCACCACCCACCTCGTCTACGCCACCTCCCGTACCGGTGAGCCGCAGGTGTTCGACCCGGGCCAGGGCCTGCTCGACGATCTGGCCCCCTTCGCGGAGCCCACCGGCGCTCCGGCCACCCATCGTCGGAGCGCCGGCGACCCGGCGTCGCGGGAGCGTGGGCGATGA
- a CDS encoding SAF domain-containing protein, producing MAWHQATDARQVVVMVRAVPRGATIDGADLGTTSIGSAPGVATIGAEQLSTLIGTTALVELQQGMLVPASALGEETVRPGRHHVGVHLVAGRVPGDLVAGSAVIISAAPGPTDDASFRAEQLSVPATIVGTPSRQSDGSWNFDLDVPAGASLRIATLAAAGRLVVVHGTAA from the coding sequence GTGGCCTGGCACCAGGCAACCGACGCCCGCCAGGTCGTGGTCATGGTGCGCGCCGTGCCGCGTGGCGCCACCATTGACGGCGCCGACCTGGGCACCACGAGCATCGGTTCGGCGCCCGGCGTCGCCACCATCGGGGCCGAACAGCTGTCGACGTTGATCGGCACCACCGCCCTGGTGGAACTGCAGCAGGGCATGCTGGTGCCGGCCAGCGCCCTGGGCGAGGAGACCGTGCGTCCCGGGCGCCATCACGTGGGGGTCCACCTCGTGGCCGGCCGCGTTCCCGGTGATCTTGTGGCCGGTTCGGCCGTGATCATCTCGGCCGCCCCCGGGCCCACCGATGACGCCAGCTTCAGGGCTGAGCAGCTGAGCGTGCCGGCCACCATCGTGGGCACCCCGAGCCGTCAGTCCGACGGCTCCTGGAACTTCGACCTGGACGTGCCGGCCGGTGCCTCCTTGCGGATCGCGACGCTGGCCGCGGCGGGACGTCTCGTCGTGGTGCACGGGACGGCAGCCTGA